From a region of the Panulirus ornatus isolate Po-2019 chromosome 34, ASM3632096v1, whole genome shotgun sequence genome:
- the LOC139760028 gene encoding uncharacterized protein: MISSIVTVLVLLLVYVHNADCKIVTMDLVYEDASPSQEQTRRLTAEHARGGLEVFREAVERLVNLHITENRQAARVSATTETYVEWLSYLLSASLAHRILSVGGSGSSSKSWTTPSPQPQHEPGYLPSFGQQFPSAFSALLKAVRGTTTDDEENTSVRDGGDVTEREGGRPLPSVRRRREDSGVMYLPVSGGGSSSSCPSYADTVASSLTQMAFASMALTVFNAVANILNNINNNNQNNNINSNSNVASNNANVASNSNNGNQVNVVLPPPIPGRRRRDVQAARRVDEALIKMQLARLQVKTSHVTGIGLGDSQVEGSGVLHVAGINGGGNKGANLLQDWTSGGKVDKPKGNDGCVSRKAYARAALATLHVMRDYITSLDKNRRGTRAGAPGNTGMTTPNPRQATVPLATN; the protein is encoded by the coding sequence ATGATTTCGAGTATAGTTACGGTGTTGGTACTGTTGCTTGTGTATGTTCACAACGCCGACTGTAAAATCGTGACGATGGACTTGGTTTATGAAGACGCGAGTCCGTCTCAGGAGCAGACGCGGAGGCTGACGGCGGAGCACGCTCGAGGAGGTCTGGAAGTCTTCAGGGAGGCAGTGGAGAGGCTGGTGAACCTCCACATTACAGAGAACAGGCAGGCGGCGAGGGTAAGCGCCACGACGGAGACGTACGTGGAGTGGCTGTCGTACCTCTTGAGCGCCAGCCTCGCCCACAGGATCCTTAGCGTCGggggcagcggcagcagcagtaagTCATGGACGACACCCTCACCTCAGCCACAGCACGAGCCGGGCTATCTGCCCTCCTTCGGCCAACAGTTCCCTAGCGCCTTCTCGGCCTTACTTAAGGCAGTGAGGGGGACGACCACGGACGACGAGGAAAACActagtgtgagggatggaggggatgtgaccgagagggaaggtgggaggccCCTTCCCTCCGTCAGAAGGCGGAGGGAAGATAGCGGTGTCATGTACCTGCCGGTCAGCGGCggcggttcctcctcctcctgcccctcgtACGCTGATACCGTCGCCTCCTCCCTTACCCAAATGGCCTTCGCCTCCATGGCTCTCACCGTGTTCAACGCCGTCGCCAACATcctcaacaacatcaacaacaacaaccagaacaacaacatcaacagcaacagcaacgtGGCCAGCAACAACGCCAACGTTGCCAGCAACAGCAACAATGGCAACCAAGTTAACGTGGTATTGCCACCGCCAATACCCGGCAGACGACGGCGTGATGTTCAGGCAGCCAGACGCGTCGACGAGGCGCTGATAAAGATGCAGCTGGCGAGACTCCAGGTCAAGACGTCCCACGTCACAGGTATAGGACTTGGAGACAGTCAGGTGGAGGGCTCTGGTGTCCTCCATGTCGCCGGTATTAATGGAGGTGGGAACAAGGGGGCCAACCTACTCCAGGACTGGACGAGCGGTGGCAAAGTTGATAAACCAAAAGGCAACGACGGATGTGTGTCTCGCAAAGCCTATGCCCGGGCCGCTCTGGCCACCCTCCACGTCATGCGAGACTACATCACGTCGCTAGACAAAAACAGACGTGGCACCAGAGCTGGGGCCCCGGGGAACACCGGGATGACGACTCCGAATCCGCGTCAAGCAACAGTACCTCTAGCGACCAACTGA
- the LOC139759999 gene encoding uncharacterized protein — MNNAKVNADHTNDPVFWNHSQAWTKEDFLRETKTEVYRRLLSRTLQYHRQTHRQLLDTVRTKGLQELILKQWLALTTGSDAVLRILQSLKKDTTMYHHLTQSDKWSVASEGNASGSDEPIHHNLMRPGKDSQLWPKTRKETSRMMPASTPMIEEQYGTQAAVLRPTEHKRKSSGNDNLLSFLITMVRNVQNSTSSSHTRRLRRSQEGVMYLPVGGSTQVQCPTAADAAGVSISQMAFLSVCLTIFSIIVNINNNINNNNNNNNINSDSNLSNNNAQLSLNVNNAAQVNVMLPPPIPGRRRRSSLRAVWRHVLHNTTAHTLHLSLQELLRETQAEQKWEMNQEAEHKQDMSHKANENVNHKLIKESKKEVTQTTQRKGVSGGDPTATSSRRSAEEETVGMARLSHAMLHLPRRRSQPTLTTPSANLNSSSSAMITRLTVPGEWNILDDSELSALLQQTSVSHALGGQRIRRRAQRDVANGFEEHSSHSSPAHQANLPPGWGDRRVTAEGMGEVRGPCKGVSVTQDLQQGVDTSEESPKGIRVKTKLRKDADVSRDSEERAGLAARLLRAMGRWMKASPLASPACRGLQLCGSLRHRHPHPDVWLTVLASFAAYQRVSESALSLHQFVRSAVRGRGCHLLFPTCRQTLTI; from the exons ATGAATAATGCTAAAGTCAATGCTGATCATACGAACGATCCAGTCTTCTGGAATCATTCTCAAGCCTGGACGAAGGAAGACTTCCTGAGGGAGACCAAGACGGAAGTGTATCGCAGGCTCCTCTCGCGAACGCTCCAGTACCACCGCCAGACTCACCGACAACTCCTGGACACCGTGAGAACCAAAGGTCTTCAGGAACTCATACTGAAGCAGTGGCTCGCTCTCACAACGGGCTCAGACGCTGTCCTCCGCATCCTGCAGAGCCTGAAGAAGGATACGACGATGTATCATCATCTAACCCAAAGCGACAAATGGTCAGTTGCTTCCGAGGGAAATGCTTCTGGATCTGACGAGCCAATTCATCATAACTTGATGCGTCCAGGTAAAGACTCACAACTGTGGCCTAAGACGAGAAAAGAAACTAGTCGTATGATGCCAGCGTCAACACCCATGATAGAAGAACAATACGGAACACAGGCCGCAGTACTTCGACCTACAGAACACAAACGGAAGTCTTCAGGAAATGATAACCTGCTAAGCTTCTTGATAACGATGGTCAGGAACGTCCAGAACTCTACGAGCTCCTCACACACGAGAAG ACTTCGTCGGAGCCAGGAGGGCGTGATGTACCTGCCTGTGGGAGGGTCGACGCAGGTCCAGTGCCCTACCGCCGCGGATGCCGCCGGCGTCTCCATCAGCCAGATGGCCTTCCTCTCCGTCTGCCTCACCATCTTCAGCATCAtcgtcaacatcaacaacaacatcaacaataacaacaacaataacaacatcaaTTCGGACAGCAACCTAAGCAACAACAATGCGCAGCTTTCCCTCAACGTCAACAACGCTGCGCAGGTCAACGTCATGCTCCCGCCCCCGATCCCAGGGCGTCGGAGGAGGTCCTCCCTCAGGGCCGTCTGGCGACACGTCCTCCACAACACaactgcccacaccctccacctctccctgcaGGAGCTGCTGCGGGAGACGcaagcagagcaaaaatgggaaatgAATCAAGAGGCGGAACATAAGCAAGATATGAGCCACAAAGCGAATGAGAATGTAAACCATAAGTTGATAAAGGAGAGCAAGAAGGAGGTGACGCAGACGACGCAAAGGAAGGGCGTTTCGGGAGGAGACCCTACGGCCACGTCCTCCCGACGTAGCGCTGAGGAAGAGACAGTAGGCATGGCACGTCTGTCGCACGCTATGTTGCATCTCCCCCGGAGACGTAGCCAACCCACACTTACGACCCCGTCAGCCAACTTGAATTCCTCATCCAGTGCGATGATCACTCGCCTCACGGTACCTGGTGAATGGAACATCCTGGATGACTCCGAGCTCTCAGCACTCCTGCAGCAGACGTCGGTGTCACACGCCCTCGGCGGCCAGAGGATACGTAGAAGAGCTCAAAGAGATGTGGCAAATGGCTTTGAAGAGCATTCCAGTCACTCCTCTCCAGCCCATCAGGCAAATCTCCCTCCAGGCTGGGGCGACAGACGGGTCACTGCAGAAGGCAtgggtgaagtgagagggccatGCAAGGGCGTGAGTGTGACTCAGGACCTCCAGCAGGGCGTGGACACGAGTGAGGAGAGTCCTAAGggcataagagtaaagacaaagCTTCGCAAGGATGCTGACGTCTCGAGAGACTCTGAGGAGAGAGCAGGTCTGGCTGCAAGACTCCTGAGAGCCATGGGCCGCTGGATGAAGGCCTCGCCCCTGGCCTCCCCCGCCTGCCGGGGACTCCAGCTTTGTGGCAGCCTGCGCCATCGCCACCCACATCCAGACGTCTGGCTGACTGTCCTCGCCAG CTTCGCGGCGTACCAGAGGGTGTCGGAGAGCGCCCTCAGTCTCCACCAGTTCGTCAGGTCCGCCGTCAGAGGCCGCGGGTGTCATCTTCTCTTCCCGACGTGTCGACAGACCCTCACTATCTGA
- the LOC139760029 gene encoding uncharacterized protein yields the protein MKVLGGKPQLLTREIHQQQLDILAILRPQDCLLQVSGATGSAEGKGVMYLPINQPQPDPCAAPKGSKLLEALPLVFLSSIMTVADAVGNVINNINSNNNNNNNNNDNNINSDNTNLAANINNANQINLVPFGGRLLRIARGVMTSVGRMALGIYEAVLPPDGEDDTNTDADDDGSDDSGADVGEDESDSDEGDDDDSPAKRIRTRPATDAVDDLAGNFLLEPLAPMVH from the coding sequence ATGAAGGTTCTTGGAGGCAAACCTCAGCTGCTGACCAGGGAGATACACCAACAACAGCTGGATATTCTGGCCATCCTGCGCCCCCAGGATTGCCTCCTTCAGGTCTCCGGAGCGACAGGGTCCGCCGAAGGTAAAGGTGTCATGTATTTGCCCATCAACCAGCCACAACCGGACCCTTGTGCAGCCCCCAAGGGCTCCAAACTACTGGAGGCGCTGCCGCTGGTCTTCCTGAGCTCCATTATGACCGTGGCTGACGCCGTGGGTAATGTCATTAACAAcatcaacagtaacaacaacaacaacaataacaataacgacaacaacatcaacagcgACAACACCAACTTAGCGGCGAACATCAACAACGCCAACCAGATCAACCTGGTGCCCTTCGGAGGACGGCTATTGAGGATAGCCAGGGGGGTTATGACCTCCGTCGGCAGGATGGCCCTCGGGATCTATGAGGCGGTCCTGCCTCCTGACGGAGAGGATGACACCAATACTGACGCAGACGATGATGGAAGTGATGACTCAGGTGCTGACGTGGGGGAAGATGAGTCGGATTCTGACGAAGGGGACGACGATGACTCACCAGCCAAGAGGATCCGGACCCGTCCTGCAACTGACGCAGTTGACGACCTCGCTGGTAACTTCCTCCTCGAACCACTGGCGCCCATGGTCCACTAG